In Raphanus sativus cultivar WK10039 chromosome 5, ASM80110v3, whole genome shotgun sequence, the following proteins share a genomic window:
- the LOC108859097 gene encoding protein cornichon homolog 4 codes for MGDIWAWLISFFFLIALVGIIVYQLVCLADLEFDYINPYDSASRINSVVLPEFIVQGVLCVFYLLTGHWFMALLCLPYLYYNFQLYSKRQHLVDVTEIFNLLNWEKKKRLFKLAYIVLNLFLTIFWMIYSALDDHDD; via the exons ATGGGAGATATTTGGGCATGGCTTatatccttcttcttcctcatcgcTCTTGTCGGAATCATCGTCTACCAG CTTGTTTGCTTAGCGGATCTTGAATTTGATTACATTAACCCTTACGACTCTGCATCGAGGATAAACTCCGTGGTTTTACCGGAGTTCATTGTACAAGGAGTTCTATGTGTATTCTATCTCTTGACAGGACACTGGTTCATGGCACTCCTATGCCTTCCTTATCTCTACTACAACTTCCAACt CTACTCGAAGCGACAACACTTGGTAGATGTGACAGAGATATTCAATTTGCTTAACTGGGAAAAGAAGAAACGACTGTTCAAGCTTGCTTACATAGTCCTTAACCTCTTTCTCACTATCTTCTG GATGATTTATTCAGCACTGGATGATCATGATGACTGA